The following are encoded in a window of Halosolutus halophilus genomic DNA:
- a CDS encoding DUF7113 family protein yields MLLVRGRAGGTELTGTLYERGERAPTFRGAPDEDAAYVWVCDEFYEVDSGGTTQLVDGREVNVAFESPMPRGFDTRDQALERAKEHVRTQFARIGVDPEAVELEVEKDEPGDTD; encoded by the coding sequence ATGCTCTTGGTACGCGGCCGCGCGGGGGGAACCGAACTCACCGGGACGCTGTACGAACGCGGTGAACGGGCCCCAACCTTTCGCGGCGCACCCGACGAAGACGCCGCGTACGTCTGGGTCTGTGACGAGTTCTACGAGGTCGACAGCGGTGGGACGACCCAGCTCGTCGACGGGCGGGAGGTCAACGTCGCGTTCGAATCCCCGATGCCGCGGGGGTTCGACACCCGCGATCAGGCGCTCGAACGGGCCAAAGAACACGTCCGGACGCAGTTCGCCCGGATCGGCGTCGATCCGGAAGCGGTCGAACTCGAGGTCGAGAAGGACGAGCCCGGCGATACCGACTGA